Proteins from a genomic interval of Salvelinus sp. IW2-2015 unplaced genomic scaffold, ASM291031v2 Un_scaffold1596, whole genome shotgun sequence:
- the LOC112071369 gene encoding caskin-2-like: protein MVVALLEGNSKEPADSGFNTPLHLAARNGHKDIIRLLLKAGIDINRATKAGTALHEASLYGKTEVVRQLLEAGIDVNIRNTYNQTAWTS from the exons ATGGTGGTGGCTCTGTTAGAGGGGAATAGTAAGGAACCTGCAGACTCAGGCTTCAACACTCCGCTGCACCTCGCCGCACGCAACGGACACAAGGACATCATCCG GTTGCTGCTGAAAGCGGGCATCGACATCAACAGGGCCACTAAGGCTGGCACTGCCCTGCACGAGGCTTCCCTCTACGGCAAGACGGAGGTGGTCAGACAGCTGCTAGAG GCTGGTATAGATGTGAACATCCGTAACACGTACAACCAGACAGCCTGGACATCGTGA